In Acidobacteriota bacterium, a single window of DNA contains:
- a CDS encoding TonB-dependent receptor — translation MSPCIRRAAYLVFCIGLLILLSLPLAFAQSDLGRISGFIKDPSGATIPNAKVTVRNNSGVERQATTNESGYYIITNVPPGFYTVTAEAPGFQRYQSTDNKLDPSSNLVVDATLVVGSVTQTVEVSATAVQLQTESAAVQKLVTRQQIDALEINGRNPIFMANLVPGTRGGTLANLSFNFTQGPSNINGARTPESLITYDGAPAVRTRSNGNSIGAADVDSTQEIQILTADYAAEYGRSSGGQIRIISKSGTNQFHGAAYEYVRNTIFNANTWQRNTTPATAFITAPIHYNQFGYNIGGPVYIPNHFNANKDKLFFYWGQEWVRYVFTDTSALTVPTLAMRTGDFSELLDPNNIFVTRKDSTGKKIPVYIADPQSASSSSCGKEIPAGSGIISTAGCFPGNIIPANQVSHNGLGILNAYPKANLSTPINGNQNWFFSAKHPQNQRKDTIAVDYNLTNNQQLRFRRVYFTFFEYQPLDGGTNEAPKFFDRPNQTNSINYVWNISPTKVNELLISGSKDNVHIPIDAPNFLDRTKGAAQGAGLFGTNYNYIFNDGKLVPTRIPSVNMSSFSTLNGGPYPSHSSGPIIDASDSLTWVMGNHTWKFGGLFEYQGENDNDEINVSACSTCTNNQNGQFQFLDSRAGGTGVASANAALGLFDRYSEIGHRAFTVFRAIMYEMFAQDSWKVRQNLTLNAGLRSTIIEPYHTLWGNQAVFDPAFYDPNLAVNVDPTTGLITGSPTIQQLYNGMVIPGSRFPDSAKAHVPEANTTLYNGLFRGVPDHYSNIQWNNIQPRLGIAYQPGNKTVFRAGGGRFYTRLGVSDSIFLGGNPPFQPSASLTNGNVDSLGPNSAGQIPLVVTTQARNLRNPEAWNWNFSVERELPWRTTASVGYVGRRGIHLQREADINQITTATAAANPCLIAKPPCSIDAFRPYKGFGTIRQTDDIASSRYNSLQVSVNRRGGNGLQYGVSYTLAKSVDNGSNQRDVVPDTYDTSFLWGPSEFDARHILVFNYLYPTPFFREERGFAGKVLGGWQISGIGQFQTGLPCSVASTDDFAHVGQDANFSCGVNGQYWVVNGHPKVIGTFGPNGQWFTTTNPDGTPIFTKPAPFTFNTQRVRNLIYQPGFWNWNMGLFKAIPVTERVKLQFRAEAFNVFNHPNWCNGSGCNGTNNIGLNPTASTFGKVLTKGGNSGQGERNLQLSLRAQF, via the coding sequence ATGTCTCCATGCATCCGCCGTGCCGCCTACTTGGTTTTCTGCATTGGGCTCTTGATTCTGCTGAGCTTGCCGCTCGCATTCGCGCAATCTGACCTGGGCCGGATTTCAGGTTTTATTAAAGACCCGTCCGGGGCGACAATTCCGAACGCCAAGGTCACCGTCCGCAACAACAGCGGCGTAGAGCGCCAAGCCACAACCAACGAGTCCGGCTATTACATAATCACCAATGTTCCACCAGGCTTCTATACAGTCACAGCAGAGGCACCAGGCTTCCAGCGCTACCAATCCACGGACAACAAGCTCGACCCAAGTTCAAACCTCGTGGTGGACGCGACGCTGGTTGTCGGGTCAGTGACGCAGACGGTAGAGGTGTCGGCGACCGCCGTCCAGTTGCAGACAGAATCGGCGGCAGTCCAAAAACTCGTCACCAGGCAGCAAATTGACGCGCTCGAGATCAACGGTCGCAACCCAATCTTCATGGCCAATCTGGTACCCGGGACGCGTGGCGGTACGCTGGCGAACCTCAGCTTTAACTTCACGCAGGGACCGTCGAACATCAACGGTGCGCGAACGCCCGAGAGTCTGATTACGTATGACGGTGCTCCCGCGGTGCGCACACGCTCCAACGGAAACAGCATCGGCGCGGCAGATGTTGATTCCACGCAAGAAATTCAAATCCTCACGGCAGATTATGCGGCTGAGTACGGACGGTCATCGGGTGGGCAGATCCGCATAATTTCCAAGAGTGGAACCAACCAGTTCCACGGCGCAGCCTATGAATATGTTCGCAACACGATCTTCAACGCGAATACATGGCAGCGGAACACCACGCCCGCGACCGCGTTCATCACCGCTCCCATCCATTACAACCAGTTCGGATACAACATCGGAGGCCCGGTCTACATTCCGAATCACTTCAACGCCAATAAAGACAAGCTGTTCTTCTATTGGGGCCAGGAGTGGGTAAGGTATGTCTTCACGGATACTAGTGCCCTTACTGTCCCAACGCTTGCCATGCGCACGGGAGACTTCAGCGAACTTTTAGACCCGAACAATATTTTTGTCACGCGCAAGGATTCAACTGGCAAAAAGATTCCGGTGTACATAGCAGATCCACAGTCAGCTTCATCTTCGTCGTGCGGCAAGGAAATTCCCGCCGGATCCGGAATTATCAGTACGGCTGGATGCTTTCCGGGAAATATCATTCCGGCAAACCAAGTCAGTCATAATGGCCTGGGCATTCTGAATGCGTATCCCAAGGCAAATTTAAGTACTCCTATCAATGGCAACCAAAACTGGTTTTTCTCCGCCAAGCATCCGCAGAACCAGCGCAAAGACACGATCGCCGTTGATTACAATCTGACCAACAACCAGCAACTCCGTTTCCGCCGTGTGTACTTCACCTTCTTCGAATACCAGCCACTTGACGGCGGCACCAACGAAGCGCCGAAGTTCTTCGATCGGCCGAATCAGACAAACTCAATCAATTATGTCTGGAATATCAGTCCAACGAAGGTCAACGAACTCCTGATCAGTGGCAGCAAGGACAACGTCCACATCCCGATCGATGCTCCCAATTTCCTGGATCGCACTAAAGGAGCCGCACAGGGAGCTGGTCTGTTCGGAACAAACTATAACTACATATTTAACGACGGGAAACTAGTCCCCACGCGAATCCCAAGCGTAAACATGTCGAGCTTCTCTACGCTGAATGGGGGCCCGTATCCATCCCATTCCTCCGGACCGATCATCGACGCCAGCGACAGTCTGACATGGGTCATGGGAAACCATACTTGGAAGTTCGGCGGCCTGTTCGAGTATCAGGGCGAAAACGATAACGATGAGATCAATGTTTCTGCCTGCTCAACCTGCACCAATAACCAGAATGGCCAATTCCAGTTCCTCGATAGCCGAGCTGGAGGAACCGGAGTCGCATCGGCGAACGCTGCTCTAGGGTTGTTCGACAGATATTCAGAGATCGGTCATCGCGCCTTCACTGTCTTTCGCGCGATTATGTATGAAATGTTTGCGCAGGATTCATGGAAAGTCAGACAGAATCTGACCCTGAATGCCGGCCTTCGCTCCACCATCATCGAACCCTATCACACGCTTTGGGGGAATCAGGCCGTCTTCGATCCCGCATTCTATGATCCGAATCTGGCAGTGAATGTGGATCCAACAACCGGACTTATCACCGGGTCACCGACTATCCAACAGCTCTACAATGGGATGGTGATTCCCGGAAGCCGTTTTCCCGATTCGGCAAAGGCGCACGTTCCTGAAGCCAACACAACCCTGTACAACGGATTATTCCGCGGCGTACCCGATCATTATTCGAACATTCAGTGGAACAATATTCAGCCACGGCTGGGCATAGCCTATCAACCTGGCAACAAGACCGTATTTCGTGCCGGTGGCGGACGTTTTTACACACGTCTAGGGGTGAGTGACTCTATTTTCCTGGGCGGCAATCCACCGTTCCAGCCAAGCGCCAGTCTCACCAACGGCAATGTGGATAGCCTTGGTCCCAATTCTGCGGGCCAAATACCCTTGGTTGTGACGACTCAGGCCAGGAACTTGAGAAACCCAGAGGCATGGAACTGGAACTTCTCGGTCGAGCGCGAGTTGCCTTGGAGGACGACAGCCAGCGTGGGATATGTCGGACGTCGTGGTATCCATCTCCAGCGTGAGGCGGATATCAATCAAATCACCACGGCTACTGCTGCTGCCAACCCATGCCTGATAGCAAAGCCACCATGCAGTATCGACGCTTTCAGACCGTACAAGGGCTTCGGCACGATTCGCCAGACAGATGATATTGCAAGTTCGAGGTACAACTCGCTCCAGGTGAGCGTAAATCGACGCGGCGGGAATGGCCTGCAATATGGCGTTTCTTATACCTTGGCGAAGAGCGTCGACAATGGGTCGAATCAACGTGATGTCGTCCCGGATACCTATGACACCAGCTTCCTCTGGGGACCGTCAGAATTCGATGCTCGTCACATTCTGGTTTTCAACTATCTCTATCCGACTCCCTTCTTCCGTGAGGAAAGAGGCTTCGCCGGAAAGGTGCTCGGTGGCTGGCAGATCAGCGGAATTGGGCAGTTCCAGACCGGCTTGCCTTGCAGCGTTGCCTCGACCGACGACTTCGCTCATGTGGGGCAGGACGCAAACTTCAGTTGTGGAGTAAACGGTCAATACTGGGTAGTGAATGGACATCCCAAGGTAATCGGTACTTTTGGTCCAAACGGTCAGTGGTTCACTACCACGAATCCGGATGGAACGCCAATATTCACCAAGCCGGCGCCATTCACCTTCAACACGCAACGGGTTCGTAACCTTATCTACCAGCCTGGGTTCTGGAACTGGAATATGGGTCTATTCAAAGCGATTCCCGTAACGGAACGGGTGAAACTTCAGTTCCGCGCCGAAGCATTCAACGTCTTCAATCATCCGAACTGGTGCAACGGCAGTGGCTGCAATGGTACAAACAACATCGGCCTGAATCCGACCGCCTCGACCTTCGGCAAGGTATTAACCAAAGGCGGTAACTCCGGCCAGGGCGAGCGCAACCTCCAGCTCTCGCTTCGCGCCCAATTCTGA
- a CDS encoding PTS fructose-like transporter subunit EIIC produces MMERMVELLKQLRQHLLTGVSFAIPFIACGGILIAFAIALAMTPSGPDFSHSPRLKLILDIGTTAFTLMLPVLAGYIAYSIAGKPGLVPGFIGGYLSGQINAGFLGAILVGLIAGYVVQFLKKLPVPKYLRPVMPILIIPILSGAFIGVLMLKVLGIPIAHLMSAANSALRTMSAGNAVILAMLLGAMIAFDMGGPVNKTAFFFGAAMIREGDYRIMGACAAAICTPPLGLGLATLIRKRLWSQEEKDAGLAGLAMGMIGITEGAIPFAAADPVRVIPCIVLGSMVASVIAMLGGVGDPAPHGGPIVLIGVQQKLMYVIAIVAGTVVTALAISAVKTFAQKRNKAMERAA; encoded by the coding sequence ATGATGGAGCGCATGGTTGAACTGCTCAAACAACTACGGCAACACTTACTGACAGGCGTTTCGTTTGCCATTCCGTTCATTGCCTGCGGAGGCATCCTGATTGCGTTCGCGATCGCGCTCGCGATGACCCCCAGCGGCCCCGATTTTTCCCACTCTCCAAGACTCAAGCTGATCCTCGACATTGGAACCACAGCATTCACACTCATGTTGCCGGTTCTGGCCGGCTACATCGCGTACTCCATAGCCGGGAAGCCGGGGCTGGTTCCGGGTTTCATTGGTGGCTACTTGTCGGGCCAAATCAACGCCGGCTTCTTGGGAGCGATCCTCGTGGGCCTGATCGCCGGATATGTCGTGCAGTTCCTGAAGAAGCTGCCTGTTCCGAAGTACCTCCGGCCGGTGATGCCAATCCTGATCATCCCCATCCTTTCAGGAGCATTCATTGGTGTATTGATGCTGAAAGTTCTTGGTATTCCGATCGCTCATCTGATGAGCGCAGCAAACAGCGCTCTAAGAACGATGAGCGCTGGGAACGCGGTGATTCTGGCAATGCTGCTAGGCGCCATGATTGCGTTCGATATGGGTGGTCCGGTCAACAAAACCGCCTTTTTCTTCGGCGCCGCCATGATCCGTGAAGGCGATTACCGCATTATGGGTGCCTGCGCCGCTGCCATCTGCACACCGCCACTAGGCTTAGGTCTGGCGACGCTAATTCGTAAGAGGCTCTGGAGTCAGGAGGAGAAGGACGCAGGTCTAGCCGGATTGGCGATGGGCATGATCGGTATCACCGAAGGCGCGATCCCCTTCGCCGCTGCCGATCCAGTTCGCGTAATCCCCTGTATCGTCCTCGGATCGATGGTGGCATCAGTGATTGCCATGCTCGGCGGAGTTGGCGATCCCGCACCCCATGGAGGTCCGATCGTTCTGATCGGCGTCCAACAAAAACTCATGTATGTGATCGCGATTGTCGCCGGAACCGTGGTCACAGCTCTCGCGATCAGTGCCGTTAAGACTTTCGCGCAAAAGCGAAACAAAGCTATGGAAAGGGCCGCATGA
- a CDS encoding PTS fructose transporter subunit IIB codes for MKIVAVTACPTGIAHTYMAAEQLEKTAKALGHQIKVETQGAMGIENELKESEIRQAEVAIFAVDIEIEKRERFEHLRVVQVPVQEAIKNPVSVFKRIQG; via the coding sequence ATGAAGATCGTTGCTGTAACCGCATGCCCCACCGGAATTGCTCACACCTACATGGCTGCGGAACAGTTGGAGAAGACCGCCAAGGCATTAGGACACCAGATCAAAGTGGAAACCCAGGGAGCCATGGGAATCGAAAATGAGCTAAAGGAAAGCGAGATACGCCAGGCCGAAGTTGCCATATTTGCGGTCGATATCGAGATCGAAAAGCGCGAGCGCTTCGAACATCTGCGGGTCGTTCAAGTTCCAGTTCAGGAAGCCATTAAGAATCCCGTTTCGGTATTCAAGAGAATCCAGGGCTAG
- a CDS encoding alpha-mannosidase has translation MQATSKRLLLLCLCIIVWSILLESQTAKKATATEKKTPLAATSSDLSKESTLYAVGYAHLDTQWRWEYPQSIQEYLSKTLRNNFALFDKYPHYIFNFTGANRYRLMKEYFPTDFERLKQYVAAGRWFPAGSSMEEGDVNSPNAESIVRQILYGNNFFRREFGVASKEYMLPDCFGFPASLPSILHHAGIVGFSTQKLSSDWQPAPHVGGPNSPEKTPDGIPFNVGVWEGTDGSTVLAALNPLTYGSQVVYDISKTPPPPPPPDPNLTDRENERRRRVAREDWVQRIQINGDLTGIKTDYHYVGTGDIGGAPNESSVKLMEAIVTKSTATIPGPPKPGSSWEAEQELAESNAKPVQVGDGPIRVVWSTADQMFNDILKCCNTDRMPRYKGDLELINHSAGSITSEAYQKRWMRKNELLADAAEKASLAAAWLGARPYPLERLNNAWTLVMGGQFHDILPGTATPKSFEYAWNDDIVAMNQFASVLSSATEAVSSALDTQAQGTPIIVYNPLNIDREDVVEAGVHFQNGTPRGVRVTGPDGKEVPAQVSGEKDGAAKVIFLAKVPSVGYAVFDVRPSDAVPSTSELKASESSLENARYRLKVDSKGDVSSILDKKLNNELLSSPIRLAISTDNPEHWPAWNMDFADEQRPPRSYVSGSPKITVVENGPARVALQVERETEGSSFVQTVRLAAGDGGNRVEFANLIDWKTKEANLKATFPLSARNNMATYNWDIGTIQRPNEEERQFEVASHQWIDLTDQGGGYGATVLTDCKNASDKPNDQTLRLTLIRTPGTRGGYHDQGTQDIGHHDIVFGLAGHSNDWRAGQTDWQAYRLNDPLVAFEATKHSGSLGKQFSLVHLNNPRIRVLALKKAEQGDEIVLRMVEMDGKPAEDVHITFASPVLAAREINGQEQAVGSATVGGGELVTSFTANQPRSFALRLGPAPKKVSAPAFAAVKLPYDTSVVSTHNRPADGCFDCVFDRPTTPQGRALAAEIVPAKIDYAGLTFTMAPKTEKLNAVTAHGQAIDLPAGNFRRLYLLAAAANGDHKASFKVGDKSTDLNIQEWTGFVGQWDTRVWKAAEENRSTRQGDVPPDPRRPNVYINPYGEMVGMLPGYIKRADIGWFASHRHNSGAMDDAYAYAYLFVYPIDVPAGAKTLTLPHNPNIRILAATVSNQSAQAWPAQPLYDVIQPSKEAATQ, from the coding sequence ATGCAAGCAACATCGAAGCGGTTGCTGTTGTTGTGCTTATGCATAATCGTATGGTCAATCCTGCTGGAATCGCAGACTGCGAAGAAAGCCACAGCTACCGAGAAGAAAACGCCGCTCGCGGCCACTTCTTCGGACTTGAGTAAAGAATCCACACTGTACGCCGTTGGCTACGCGCACCTGGACACGCAATGGCGGTGGGAGTATCCGCAAAGTATCCAGGAATATCTAAGTAAGACCTTGCGAAACAACTTCGCGCTATTCGATAAGTACCCGCACTATATCTTCAATTTCACCGGAGCCAACCGCTACCGGCTCATGAAGGAGTACTTCCCCACGGACTTCGAGCGATTGAAGCAATATGTAGCTGCAGGTCGTTGGTTTCCGGCAGGCTCCTCGATGGAGGAAGGCGACGTGAACTCGCCGAACGCCGAATCCATCGTCCGCCAGATACTGTACGGGAATAATTTCTTCCGCCGCGAGTTCGGCGTAGCCAGCAAGGAGTACATGCTCCCCGACTGCTTCGGATTTCCAGCTTCTCTGCCCAGCATCCTGCACCATGCAGGAATCGTTGGGTTCTCGACGCAGAAGCTTTCGTCCGACTGGCAGCCCGCGCCACACGTCGGCGGACCCAACTCGCCGGAGAAGACTCCGGATGGCATTCCTTTCAACGTCGGTGTCTGGGAAGGCACCGATGGCAGCACTGTGCTGGCCGCTCTGAATCCGCTCACGTATGGCAGTCAAGTGGTCTACGACATCAGCAAGACCCCTCCCCCTCCTCCCCCACCAGATCCGAATCTTACCGATCGCGAGAATGAGCGTCGCCGGCGCGTTGCGCGTGAAGACTGGGTGCAGCGCATCCAGATCAATGGCGACTTAACTGGGATCAAAACTGACTATCACTACGTTGGTACCGGAGACATTGGTGGCGCGCCAAATGAGTCGTCGGTGAAGTTGATGGAAGCGATTGTGACGAAATCCACAGCTACCATTCCCGGCCCACCCAAACCTGGATCATCCTGGGAGGCGGAGCAGGAACTAGCTGAGTCCAATGCGAAGCCGGTGCAGGTGGGCGATGGCCCAATTCGGGTCGTCTGGTCGACGGCCGATCAGATGTTCAACGACATCCTAAAGTGCTGCAACACTGATCGCATGCCGCGCTATAAGGGTGACCTCGAACTGATCAACCACTCCGCCGGCTCGATTACCTCAGAGGCATACCAGAAGCGCTGGATGCGCAAGAACGAATTGCTCGCCGATGCGGCTGAGAAGGCTTCGCTTGCGGCCGCGTGGCTGGGTGCACGCCCATATCCTCTCGAGCGTCTGAACAATGCATGGACCCTGGTAATGGGTGGACAATTCCACGATATCCTTCCCGGCACTGCGACTCCAAAATCCTTCGAGTACGCATGGAATGACGACATCGTCGCGATGAATCAGTTTGCCAGCGTGCTGTCGAGCGCGACCGAGGCAGTCTCCTCGGCGCTCGATACGCAAGCGCAAGGCACGCCGATCATCGTCTACAACCCTCTCAACATCGATCGCGAAGACGTCGTAGAGGCCGGCGTTCATTTCCAAAATGGAACTCCGCGCGGGGTTCGCGTAACCGGTCCGGACGGAAAGGAAGTCCCCGCTCAAGTTAGCGGCGAAAAGGACGGAGCTGCCAAGGTCATCTTTTTAGCCAAAGTTCCCTCGGTGGGATACGCCGTCTTTGACGTTCGACCCAGCGATGCAGTTCCATCGACTTCGGAACTCAAAGCGTCGGAGTCCTCGCTGGAGAACGCTCGCTACAGACTTAAGGTTGATTCGAAGGGCGACGTCTCCAGCATCCTCGATAAGAAACTGAACAACGAACTGCTCTCGTCGCCCATTCGCCTCGCAATCTCCACCGACAATCCCGAGCACTGGCCGGCGTGGAACATGGACTTTGCCGACGAGCAGCGGCCGCCGCGCTCCTACGTGAGCGGCTCGCCGAAGATCACGGTGGTTGAGAACGGCCCTGCGCGCGTGGCCCTCCAAGTCGAGCGCGAAACCGAGGGCTCGAGCTTCGTTCAGACAGTTCGTTTAGCCGCAGGCGACGGCGGCAATCGCGTCGAGTTTGCCAATCTGATCGACTGGAAAACCAAGGAAGCCAATCTCAAAGCTACTTTTCCGCTGAGCGCCCGCAACAACATGGCGACCTACAACTGGGACATCGGAACCATCCAGCGTCCCAACGAGGAAGAGCGGCAGTTCGAAGTGGCCTCACATCAGTGGATCGACCTCACTGATCAAGGGGGCGGATACGGCGCCACGGTGCTCACCGACTGCAAGAACGCCTCTGATAAACCGAATGACCAAACCCTGCGCTTAACTCTGATCAGAACCCCCGGAACCCGCGGCGGATATCATGATCAGGGCACGCAGGACATCGGTCACCACGACATTGTCTTTGGACTTGCCGGCCACTCCAACGATTGGCGAGCCGGACAGACTGACTGGCAAGCCTATCGCTTGAACGATCCACTGGTCGCATTTGAGGCGACGAAGCATTCCGGATCGCTGGGCAAGCAGTTCTCACTGGTGCATCTGAACAACCCGCGCATCCGAGTTCTCGCCCTCAAGAAGGCCGAGCAGGGGGACGAAATTGTGCTGCGTATGGTCGAAATGGATGGCAAACCGGCCGAAGACGTTCACATCACCTTCGCCTCGCCAGTATTAGCAGCAAGAGAAATCAACGGTCAGGAACAGGCTGTAGGGAGTGCAACGGTCGGAGGCGGCGAGCTGGTCACATCGTTTACGGCAAACCAGCCGCGCAGCTTCGCCCTTCGACTCGGCCCCGCGCCAAAGAAAGTATCCGCGCCGGCGTTCGCCGCAGTGAAGCTGCCCTACGATACTTCGGTCGTCAGCACGCATAATCGTCCGGCAGACGGATGCTTCGACTGTGTTTTCGATCGCCCCACGACTCCGCAAGGCAGAGCTCTCGCGGCAGAAATAGTGCCCGCAAAGATTGATTACGCCGGCTTGACGTTCACCATGGCTCCCAAAACGGAAAAACTCAATGCCGTGACGGCTCATGGCCAAGCCATCGATCTACCCGCGGGGAACTTCAGGCGACTCTACCTGCTGGCAGCCGCGGCCAATGGCGATCACAAGGCTTCCTTCAAGGTTGGTGATAAATCCACAGATCTGAACATTCAGGAATGGACCGGCTTCGTCGGCCAGTGGGACACGCGCGTCTGGAAGGCCGCTGAGGAAAATCGCTCCACTCGCCAGGGGGACGTCCCACCCGATCCGCGTCGGCCAAACGTTTATATCAACCCCTACGGTGAGATGGTCGGCATGCTGCCCGGCTATATCAAACGTGCCGACATCGGCTGGTTCGCCTCCCATCGACACAACTCAGGCGCAATGGACGACGCCTACGCCTATGCCTATCTCTTCGTTTATCCCATCGACGTCCCCGCAGGAGCGAAGACACTCACACTGCCGCACAATCCAAATATTCGAATTCTTGCTGCGACAGTGTCGAACCAGAGCGCACAAGCCTGGCCTGCACAGCCCCTCTACGATGTGATTCAGCCCAGCAAGGAGGCAGCAACGCAATGA
- a CDS encoding MFS transporter, whose translation MLTRVFKAFSYSDFRLMWFGACISSIGTWMQIVAQSWLIYRLSHSAFLLALDQFLGGIPIFLFSLLGGVVADRVERRKILLASQYVQLASSALLAILVATGVVHIWHILCLSFVSGFAQAFGGPAYQALIPTLVNREDMPNAIALNSIQFNMAVTIGPALAGQALARIGETWCFGLNAASFLAPIIALLLISSRFLPKSSNESVLTSLKLGIKFVRQQESMTALIVLAFCMTALSMPLRTYIPVYVNDIFHAGPRIYGDLLSLMGVGSICGSLAIASLGNASGKGRRALIMLLCLGATIGGFAISRSLAFSCTVLVLFGFSLMAVFASVSSLVQLITSDEMRGRVMSVYNCAFRGGMPLGNLVSGWMVPVLSAPIVLTVNGLMLIGVALYFLLVHRRVAAL comes from the coding sequence ATCCTCACCCGCGTTTTCAAGGCATTTTCCTATAGCGACTTCCGCCTGATGTGGTTTGGAGCTTGTATCTCCAGCATCGGCACGTGGATGCAGATCGTCGCCCAGAGCTGGCTGATCTACCGCCTCAGCCATTCCGCATTTCTGCTCGCACTCGATCAATTCCTCGGGGGAATTCCGATCTTTCTTTTTTCGCTTCTGGGTGGTGTCGTTGCTGACCGTGTGGAGAGAAGAAAGATTCTGCTTGCCTCCCAATACGTGCAGCTCGCAAGTTCGGCGCTGCTTGCCATTCTGGTTGCCACCGGTGTTGTCCACATTTGGCACATCCTTTGTCTGTCGTTCGTCTCCGGGTTCGCCCAGGCATTCGGTGGTCCCGCCTACCAGGCGCTCATCCCAACGCTCGTAAACCGCGAAGACATGCCCAACGCCATCGCGCTCAATTCGATTCAATTCAACATGGCGGTCACCATCGGACCCGCGCTCGCTGGACAAGCTCTGGCGCGCATCGGAGAGACATGGTGTTTCGGCCTCAATGCGGCTTCATTCCTGGCGCCGATCATCGCTTTGCTTCTCATCTCCAGTCGCTTCCTGCCGAAGAGCTCGAATGAGTCAGTCCTTACCAGCCTCAAATTGGGCATTAAATTCGTGCGACAGCAGGAGTCCATGACGGCGCTGATCGTGCTGGCATTTTGCATGACGGCGTTGAGCATGCCTCTGCGAACCTATATTCCGGTTTACGTAAACGATATCTTCCATGCCGGCCCGAGAATCTACGGAGATCTACTGTCACTGATGGGCGTCGGTTCCATCTGCGGATCGCTCGCTATCGCCAGCCTCGGCAACGCTTCGGGTAAAGGGCGGCGTGCGCTAATTATGCTCCTCTGTCTGGGCGCTACGATCGGCGGCTTCGCCATCTCCAGGTCGCTGGCGTTCAGTTGTACCGTTTTGGTACTGTTCGGTTTTTCGCTAATGGCGGTGTTTGCCAGCGTAAGCTCCCTCGTTCAGCTGATTACGTCAGATGAAATGCGCGGGCGCGTGATGAGCGTATACAACTGTGCTTTCCGAGGAGGCATGCCCCTGGGCAACCTGGTGTCCGGATGGATGGTCCCAGTTCTCAGCGCTCCTATTGTTCTAACTGTCAACGGACTCATGCTGATCGGCGTTGCGCTTTACTTTCTGCTAGTGCATAGACGCGTAGCCGCGCTCTAA